The following are encoded together in the Candidatus Tumulicola sp. genome:
- a CDS encoding glycoside hydrolase family 38 C-terminal domain-containing protein → MISRLRLADAGGDAAVALIETRLPAFADARALHCEAPAGALIRIDGIARGAFDREHSSLDIEACERERALLLEVERRSLPNNGLPAGPGLKWSWMLGHAAPAPPQHATLVPTADLARQPESSDPLRLWGHSHLDVAWLWSFDATRRKAMRTFATAVALLERDETFVFAQSQPQLYDYVREADIELFARVRELAVRGRFDPDIAAMWVEPDCNIPSGESLLRQLLFANRYCREHFGTSPTIAWLPDTFGFARTLPTLLAHAGVPYFATTKLYWNDTTEFPLRQFRWRGPDGSEVVAASLRGMDGGFAPWRVAAARERNEPLVVGYGDGGGGPTAKELNEAPAVGRWERPRVWFERLAADREQLAVHDDELYLEYHRGVFTTHRDVKAANARLERQLGEIETAAAWCVALGVPQAAIERIVAATNAVWEIALRNQFHDVLPGTSIPEVYVDARAGYAGAEALLDSAETALRAMLPRARPALEPKVCAVRRDGSNYVFEHASLSATVTPAGALVDAHVTGGRNVIRHANVPTIYRDRPRKWEAWNVDAGYWNSARPLKAHEAAIVDGALEIRLDAGRSSHATMRVSLHEGDPFVRVEMAIDWHERRRLLRVEHDLDVATSEAIYGAPHGVVRRSTRFETPAERARFEVPGQRFAYVCDERGDGFASFALDTYGWSGRMEKNETMLLGHSLLRGTVWPDPDADRGEHLLTWAVAPTRNASLGALEAVWRRFARLSGVPLFDSDDESIVVVACKPAEDGDGVVVRVRECDGVSREMRLRCGARMRSAVAVDALERPLDETAGIDAEAIVGTVGAYALRSFRVRFR, encoded by the coding sequence GTGATTTCGCGCTTGCGTCTGGCCGACGCCGGCGGCGATGCGGCCGTTGCGCTTATCGAAACGCGACTTCCCGCCTTCGCGGACGCACGCGCGCTGCACTGCGAAGCCCCGGCCGGCGCATTGATTCGCATCGACGGCATCGCACGGGGTGCGTTCGATCGCGAGCATTCGTCGCTGGATATCGAGGCGTGCGAGCGAGAACGCGCGTTACTGCTTGAGGTCGAGCGCCGCTCGTTACCGAATAACGGTTTGCCGGCCGGTCCCGGCCTAAAGTGGAGCTGGATGCTCGGTCACGCCGCGCCCGCGCCTCCGCAACATGCCACGCTGGTACCGACCGCTGACCTTGCGCGTCAGCCCGAGTCTTCCGATCCGTTGCGTTTGTGGGGGCATAGCCATCTCGACGTTGCGTGGTTGTGGAGCTTCGACGCGACGCGTCGTAAGGCGATGCGCACCTTCGCGACGGCCGTCGCGCTGCTCGAACGCGACGAAACCTTCGTATTCGCGCAAAGCCAACCGCAGTTGTACGACTACGTGCGAGAAGCCGACATAGAACTGTTTGCGCGCGTTCGCGAACTCGCCGTGCGCGGTCGTTTCGACCCCGATATTGCGGCCATGTGGGTCGAGCCGGATTGCAATATTCCGTCCGGCGAATCGCTGCTACGCCAGCTCCTGTTCGCAAATCGATATTGTCGCGAACATTTCGGTACGTCTCCAACCATTGCGTGGCTGCCCGACACGTTTGGTTTCGCGCGCACGCTTCCGACGCTTCTTGCCCACGCGGGCGTACCGTATTTTGCGACGACCAAGCTGTACTGGAACGATACCACCGAATTTCCGTTACGCCAGTTTCGGTGGCGCGGGCCCGACGGCTCCGAAGTCGTCGCAGCCTCGCTACGCGGCATGGACGGCGGTTTTGCGCCGTGGCGCGTCGCCGCCGCGCGCGAACGCAACGAGCCGCTAGTCGTCGGATATGGCGATGGCGGCGGTGGACCGACCGCCAAGGAACTCAACGAGGCGCCGGCCGTTGGTCGCTGGGAACGGCCGCGCGTATGGTTCGAACGTCTGGCCGCAGATCGCGAACAACTCGCCGTTCACGACGACGAATTGTATCTGGAATATCACCGGGGCGTTTTCACGACCCACCGCGACGTCAAGGCTGCAAACGCACGTCTCGAACGGCAGCTCGGTGAAATCGAAACTGCCGCGGCCTGGTGTGTCGCGTTAGGCGTCCCGCAAGCCGCGATCGAGCGCATCGTCGCGGCAACGAACGCCGTTTGGGAGATCGCGCTTCGCAATCAGTTCCACGACGTGTTGCCCGGCACGTCGATACCGGAAGTGTATGTCGACGCGCGCGCCGGTTACGCGGGCGCCGAAGCGTTGCTCGATAGCGCCGAAACCGCGCTGCGCGCGATGCTTCCTCGCGCCCGGCCCGCACTCGAGCCGAAGGTGTGCGCCGTGCGGCGTGACGGCTCCAATTATGTCTTCGAGCACGCGTCGCTCTCCGCAACCGTGACGCCGGCGGGTGCGCTGGTCGATGCGCATGTCACCGGCGGCCGCAACGTCATACGGCACGCCAACGTGCCGACGATCTATCGCGATCGTCCGCGTAAATGGGAAGCCTGGAACGTCGACGCCGGCTATTGGAATTCGGCGCGACCGCTCAAGGCGCACGAAGCCGCGATCGTCGATGGGGCGTTAGAAATTCGGCTCGACGCTGGGCGTTCGTCGCACGCCACGATGCGCGTATCGTTACATGAGGGCGATCCGTTCGTGCGCGTCGAGATGGCGATCGATTGGCACGAGCGCCGCCGGCTGCTGCGGGTCGAGCACGATCTCGACGTCGCCACGTCCGAAGCGATCTACGGTGCGCCGCATGGGGTGGTTCGGCGTAGCACGCGGTTCGAGACACCAGCCGAGCGCGCGCGGTTTGAGGTGCCGGGCCAACGCTTCGCCTATGTGTGCGACGAGCGAGGGGACGGCTTTGCGTCGTTTGCACTCGACACATACGGCTGGAGCGGCCGAATGGAGAAGAACGAAACAATGTTGCTCGGTCACTCGCTCCTACGCGGCACGGTATGGCCCGACCCCGATGCCGATCGCGGCGAGCACCTCCTCACGTGGGCCGTCGCTCCAACGCGGAATGCCAGCCTTGGCGCCCTCGAAGCAGTGTGGAGGCGGTTCGCACGCCTTTCCGGCGTGCCGCTGTTCGATTCCGACGATGAATCGATCGTCGTCGTAGCGTGTAAGCCGGCCGAGGACGGGGACGGCGTGGTGGTTCGCGTGCGTGAATGCGACGGCGTTTCTCGCGAGATGCGTTTGCGCTGCGGCGCCCGCATGCGTTCTGCTGTCGCGGTCGACGCATTAGAGCGACCGCTGGATGAAACCGCAGGTATTGACGCCGAAGCGATCGTGGGGACGGTCGGAGCATATGCGTTGCGGTCGTTTCGGGTGCGCTTTCGATGA